The DNA region CGGCCATACGCGCCGCGCCTCCTGCAGCGCGTAGAACGTGATCGCCGTGAACGGCAGCCCCAGCAGCAGGCTGCCCAGCGCGAAGCCCGCCGCCGAGGGCCACACCACACTGAGCGCGATGGCGCCGGCCTGCACAGCGTAGGCTGCGGCCAGCAGCCAGCGGCGGTCCCACCGGGCCGGGGTGCGCGTGCTTAACGCCGCGCCCAGCGCCACGCCGGCACCGAACAGCGGCCAGAAGAGATCGGGCCAGGCCGAGCCGGCCGGCAGCGCGCCGCGCGCGATGACCGGCAAAAAGGTGGCCGTGACGATGTAGCCCAGCCCCGCCAGGCCATAGGCCAGCGTGAGCAGCGCCCGTGCCGGGATGCCGCCCGGAGGCGCAGGCGCCAGCGCTGCGCCAGCCGGCGCTGCCGCGGCCTGGCGCGCGGGCTCCGCCGCCCCCTGCACGACACGGCAGGCCGCCGCGCACAGCAGCGCAGCCAGTACCGCAAACGCGCACCAGCCGGCCGCGGCCGTCCAGCCGCCGGCCACCATGGCGCTGGCCGCCAGCCCGGTGATGAGAATCCCGAGGCCCGGCCCGCAGAAGATCAGCCCACCCAGAGCGGGCACGCCCAGCGTCTGCAGCCGCACCATGCACCACACCGACACGTTGAGGAACACAAGCGCGCTGGCCGCCCCTGCCAGAAAGCGCAGCGCCGGCCACGCCTGGTCCCAGGGCTGCGCCATGCCCAGCGTGAGCAGCACCGTCGCCACCAGCCCCCACCGCGTGAGCCGCGCCGAATGCCACACCACGCGCAGGCGTGGCGCCACCCACGGAAAGGCCATGCAGGCCAGCGCCCCGACCAGGTAGCCCACGTAATTGGCCGTGGCCAGCCAGCTGCCGCCGGCCAGCGAAACCACACCGTCGTGCAGCATCATGGGCAGCAGCGGCGTGAAGGCGAAGCGGCCGATGCCCATGGCCGCCGCCAGTGCCGCCATGCCCGCCAGGGCCACCGCCCAGGGGCGGTCCTGCAGCGGGCTGGAAGTGGAGGAGGACAAGATGGGCGATGGCGCAGAGGGCATAGGGAAAGTCGCTTTCGTTTCTTTTTTGAGATATATTTTTGATAAATCATCTCACAAAGAGAACGAAAGAGAACGTTTCATGGACCTTTGCGCGCTGGAGATCTTTCGCACCGTGGCCGCCGAGGGCAGCGTCACCCGCGCGGCCGAACGCCTGGGCCGCGTGCAGTCCAACGTCACCACCCGCGTGCAGCAGTTGGAAGAGCAACTGGGCAGCCCGCTGTTTCGCCGCGAAGGCAAGCGCATGCTGCTGACGCCGGCCGGCGAGGCGCTGCGCGGCTATGCCGACCGGCTGCTGGCGCTGGCCGAGGAGATGCGCCAGGCCGTGCGCGGCGGCGCGCCGGGCGGCCGGCTGCGCCTGGGCGCCATGGAAAGCACCGCCGCCGCGCGCCTGCCCCAGCCGCTGGCGCGGCTGCATGCGCAGTGGCCCGATCTGGAGCTGGACGTGCGCACCGGCGCCTCGTGCCTGTTGGCCGAGCAGGTGCTGGCCCACACCCTGGACGCCGCCCTGGTCGCCTGGCCCCCGCCGGGCCTGGACCCGGACGCCGCCCTGGTGCGCACCACGGTCTACCAGGAAGAACTGCTGGTAGCCCTGCCCGCCGGCCACGCCGCGCCCCAGCCCGGCCAGCGCCTGCCGCTGGACACGCTGGCCGCCTTTGCGCCCGGCTGCACCTACCGCAGCCTGGGCGAGGCGTGGATGCAGCAGCACCACCCGCACGGCCAGCCGCCGCGCGTGCTGGAGGTGGCCTCCTACCACGCCATCCTGGCCTGCGTGGCGGCCGGCCGCAGCGCCGGCGTGGTGCCACGCGCCGTGCTGGAGCTGATGCGCGAGCCGCCGCCGGTGCAGCTCGTGCCGCTGCAGACCTGCCCCACGGTGCTGCTGCACCGGCCCGGCTACGACACGCCGGCGCTACGCGCCCTGCAGGAGGCGCTGCACGCGGGCGCGCCGGTCGGCTGACCCATCCTTCCGTCCTTCGCACCGCGCCTCTCCCCGTTCAACGAAAGCCCACCCATGACCGACGCTGCCGCCCACCCCGCTGCCCCGCTCTTCGACCGCCTGGGCGTGCCCCTGCCCATCGTGCAGGGGCCCATGACCGGCTCCGACACGCCGGCCCTGGCCGCTGCCGTTTCGCAGGCCGGCGGGCTGGGCATGCTGGGCTGCGGCATGCGCTCGCCCGCCGCCATGGCCGAGGCAGCGGCCGAGGTGCGCCGCCGCACCGACCGTCCCTTCGGCATGAACCTGTTCGTGCAGGACACGCCCATGCCGGACGACGCCACCGTGCGCACCGCCCTGGAGCGCATCGCGCCGCTGTACGCGGCTTTCGGACTGAAGCCCGCCGTGCCGGCGCAGTGGTGCGAAGACTTCGCCGCGCAGTTCGAAGCGCTGATCGACGCACGCCCGGCAGTGGCCAGTTTCACCTTCGGCATCCTCACCGCCGCCCAGGTCGCGCGCCTGCAGGCGGCGGGCTGCACGGTCATCGGCACGGCCACCACCGTGGCCGAGGCCCGCGCCTGGGAGGCCGTGGGCGCCGACGCGGTCTGTGCGAGCGGGGTGGAGTCCGGCGGCCACCGCGGGACCTTCCTTGCCGACTTCGAATCCAGCCAGGTCGGCACGCTGGCCCTGGTTCCGCAGTGCGTGGACGCGCTGCGCATTCCGGTCATCGCGGCCGGCGGCATCATGGACGGCCGCGGCATCGCCGCCGCGCGGGCGCTGGGCGCGCAGGGCGTGCAGATGGGCACGGCCTTCCTGGCCTGCCCGGAGTCAGCCATCGGCCCCGCCTACCGCGCGGCCCTGGCCCAGGCCGGCGACACCGGCACACGCCTGACCCGCGTGTTCTCGGGCCGGCCGGCGCGCGGCATCGTCAACGCCACCATGGAGCAGCTGGCGCCCTTCGAGGCCGACGTGCCGGCCTACCCGGTGCAGAACGCGCTGATGGGCCCGGTGCGCAAGGCGGCGGCTGCGCAGGGCCGGGCCGACGCCCTGGCCCTGTGGGCCGGCCAGGGCGTGGCAGCCACGCGGCCAATGCCGGCCGGCGACATGGTGGCGCGGCTGGCGCAGGAGTGGCGGGCGGCCCGGTCCTGAAGCCAAAATGGCCTGCAGCGCCCTATCCGAAAGCGCCTGCAGCTATTCATTCGATAGCAACCGACCACTGGCAAGACCCTGGACGATGCGATCGGGGGGCGGCAGCGGGCTCAGTCCGCCATCAAGTAGCGTCCAACCAAGCTGTCGGGTAGGTACAGGCCTCGCGCCAAGTACTCGTCTAAGCGCTTGCGGTCAGGCCCGCGCAGTTTGACCACCGGCGGAACCGCCCTTGCCACGCGCGAG from Paracidovorax wautersii includes:
- a CDS encoding nitronate monooxygenase — protein: MTDAAAHPAAPLFDRLGVPLPIVQGPMTGSDTPALAAAVSQAGGLGMLGCGMRSPAAMAEAAAEVRRRTDRPFGMNLFVQDTPMPDDATVRTALERIAPLYAAFGLKPAVPAQWCEDFAAQFEALIDARPAVASFTFGILTAAQVARLQAAGCTVIGTATTVAEARAWEAVGADAVCASGVESGGHRGTFLADFESSQVGTLALVPQCVDALRIPVIAAGGIMDGRGIAAARALGAQGVQMGTAFLACPESAIGPAYRAALAQAGDTGTRLTRVFSGRPARGIVNATMEQLAPFEADVPAYPVQNALMGPVRKAAAAQGRADALALWAGQGVAATRPMPAGDMVARLAQEWRAARS
- a CDS encoding LysR family transcriptional regulator, which gives rise to MDLCALEIFRTVAAEGSVTRAAERLGRVQSNVTTRVQQLEEQLGSPLFRREGKRMLLTPAGEALRGYADRLLALAEEMRQAVRGGAPGGRLRLGAMESTAAARLPQPLARLHAQWPDLELDVRTGASCLLAEQVLAHTLDAALVAWPPPGLDPDAALVRTTVYQEELLVALPAGHAAPQPGQRLPLDTLAAFAPGCTYRSLGEAWMQQHHPHGQPPRVLEVASYHAILACVAAGRSAGVVPRAVLELMREPPPVQLVPLQTCPTVLLHRPGYDTPALRALQEALHAGAPVG
- a CDS encoding YbfB/YjiJ family MFS transporter gives rise to the protein MPSAPSPILSSSTSSPLQDRPWAVALAGMAALAAAMGIGRFAFTPLLPMMLHDGVVSLAGGSWLATANYVGYLVGALACMAFPWVAPRLRVVWHSARLTRWGLVATVLLTLGMAQPWDQAWPALRFLAGAASALVFLNVSVWCMVRLQTLGVPALGGLIFCGPGLGILITGLAASAMVAGGWTAAAGWCAFAVLAALLCAAACRVVQGAAEPARQAAAAPAGAALAPAPPGGIPARALLTLAYGLAGLGYIVTATFLPVIARGALPAGSAWPDLFWPLFGAGVALGAALSTRTPARWDRRWLLAAAYAVQAGAIALSVVWPSAAGFALGSLLLGLPFTAITFYALQEARRVWPAGADSFPGLLTAAYGLGQIAGPPMVAWMLHHSASAAHGFTLGLAAAAGALVLGAALLAGMAWRWPLHR